Genomic DNA from Paenibacillus sp. MBLB1832:
CCTGCACGCTTAACGGTCCTTGCGTTTTGAGCATGGAAAGAATCACTTTTCGCGTTGACGTTTCTAGTGTTTGATTCACGCTCTCACCACCCTTAGACCTTGTTTAGGTCTCATTTTACAGCAACAAAGGCAATAAGTAAATTGAGTAACACGTATGCAGGTTACGCCAATTCACTCTTGATAAAAGCGCGAACGCTTGCCGCAAATTCTTCAAAAGCTGCTGGAATTTGCGCAATTAACGGATGAAGCGTCTCACGATTCCAATCCGCATAATCTTGTACAAGCGGCTTTCTGAGCTTCACCAACTCCAGCAGTGTCGCTTTCAAAGGCTCTGAATATGCACCTTCGCCATGAACGATCTCCAAGATATCTTCATAGCTGCTGGCATCTCTCAGAATAAAAGCATCGATCAGCAAGCTGCCAACGTCTGTAACGGTTTCAATCGCTAGATGCAGGACGCGCTCCTGGGCTAGCTGCCACACCAGGTCTCTTGATCCTTGCTCCCACCGCGCCACCAGCTGCTGGCTGGCCTCCGCCAACACGGATAGAAATTGAATACGCTGATCAATTTGTTCATGATTAATAAAATACATAATCTATCTCCGTCCTCTTTTTCGCCATTTCGTCCATACCAACATAGCAAAAAAAGTGATAATTACCAAAAATATGAGCAAAACCGCCTGCATTACATATTCATAACTCACGATCATTCACCCTCTTGATTCATCTCAATGTACATGCTATCAACAGTTTAGCTTGGGCAGATGACAGCGTCAAGCGCGGTCGCAGCCTAATCTGCCTGATTGTCCTACCTGCAGCGATCATGGTAAAGTGAATGTAGCGAATAAAAGGAGTTCGAGCATGGCATCCAAACCAAAACTTACAGAAATCGACATCGTG
This window encodes:
- a CDS encoding DUF86 domain-containing protein — encoded protein: MYFINHEQIDQRIQFLSVLAEASQQLVARWEQGSRDLVWQLAQERVLHLAIETVTDVGSLLIDAFILRDASSYEDILEIVHGEGAYSEPLKATLLELVKLRKPLVQDYADWNRETLHPLIAQIPAAFEEFAASVRAFIKSELA